From the genome of Triticum aestivum cultivar Chinese Spring chromosome 3B, IWGSC CS RefSeq v2.1, whole genome shotgun sequence, one region includes:
- the LOC123067316 gene encoding WAT1-related protein At5g64700-like yields the protein MAAAEGSKEETRRRKAERVALPAGMLLVQVLTVVTMLLSKAALNGGMQPLVLLVYRNLVAAATVAPLAVVFEREILKKVNMVVLGWIFINSTFGVLLATGLYYCSLRATSAAYTVNFFNLIPVVTFLIAVVLQAERISLGTWPGRMKLVGTAVGVAGTMVVSLCKGTHLPLPHLRPSYAHAHASPPAPASVVHGGHDMAVGTLFMCGSCVSCALWFVVQARVAKVFPSRYWSTALTCAAGSLQSAAAAGVAAVQAPGEGWAAEWRLGWDLRLATVVYSGVFNTGVTFVLVSWAVARRGLVYPPMFNSMSLIATTVVDAGLLGADLYLGGILGAGLVVMGLYAFLWGKGKELAAAKADNGEQKLQRVHADHGIA from the exons ATGGCGGCGGCAGAGGGCAGcaaggaggagacgaggaggaggaaggcagAGCGGGTGGCGCTGCCGGCGGGCATGCTACTGGTGCAGGTGTTGACGGTGGTGACGATGCTGCTGTCCAAGGCGGCGCTCAACGGCGGCATGCAACCCCTGGTCCTCCTCGTCTACCGCAACCTCGTCGCTGCCGCCACCGTTGCCCCCCTTGCTGTCGTCTTTGAGAG GGAAATATTGAAGAAAGTGAACATGGTTGTTTtgggctggatcttcatcaactctACTTTTGG AGTTTTGCTGGCGACGGGGTTGTACTACTGCTCCCTACGGGCCACCAGCGCCGCCTATACCGTCAACTTCTTCAACCTCATCCCCGTTGTCACCTTCCTCATCGCCGTCGTGCTCCAGGCCGAGCGCATCTCCCTCGGCACCTGGCCCGGCAGGATGAAGCTGGTCGGCACGGCCGTTGGCGTCGCCGGCACCATGGTTGTCAGCCTCTGCAAGGGCACTCATCTCCCGCTGCCGCACCTCCGGCCGTCCTATGCCCACGCTCACGCCAGCCCGCCGGCACCGGCGTCGGTGGTCCACGGCGGCCACGACATGGCCGTCGGCACGCTGTTCATGTGTGGGAGCTGCGTGAGCTGCGCGCTCTGGTTCGTGGTGCAGGCCAGGGTTGCCAAGGTGTTCCCGTCCCGATACTGGTCCACCGCGCTCACGTGCGCGGCGGGCAGCCTGCAGTCAGCCGCGGCCGCCGGGGTGGCGGCCGTCCAAGCACCCGGCGAGGGCTGGGCGGCGGAGTGGAGACTGGGGTGGGACCTGCGCCTGGCCACGGTGGTGTACTCCGGGGTCTTCAACACGGGCGTCACGTTCGTGCTCGTGTCGTGGGCGGTGGCGCGCCGCGGGCTGGTGTACCCGCCCATGTTCAACTCCATGTCGCTCATTGCCACGACTGTGGTTGACGCCGGCTTGCTCGGCGCCGACCTCTACCTCGGCGGTATTCTCGGGGCGGGCCTCGTCGTCATGGGGCTCTACGCGTTCCTCTGGGGCAAAGGCAAGGAGCTCGCTGCCGCCAAGGCGGACAACGGCGAGCAGAAGCTGCAGCGTGTACACGCCGATCATGGCATTGCCTAG